The proteins below are encoded in one region of Fimbriimonadaceae bacterium:
- a CDS encoding NFACT family protein → MKIPFDALCLAAVAAELQPLIGSRLEKVNPAGPLGIQVSLYLDRQRWLLLNADPVHPRAYLLGRRPERDKELPNFARDVKRLLMDARLVFARQRGLDRVLDLGFSGPEGDFQLVAELTGRHANLLLVDSERRVVSAAKWVGPGKSTRPVVPRRPYEPPPNPSRPSLLEAGPEDDPRDFEGCSPFLAKLIKAGAPLAGVQAAFSEGLFEPVESAGHGAYPLPVAALGLPEKAAPSYSLAAEAWFETLIDGERAAQAKASLKGQLERVILAREVALRDLEDALAAARDATAIQQRAELILAYQSQIKPGDAVLEARGYDGEPVSIALKPDLTAVENANRYFDRARRAKDRADLVAEQSERLEADRIAVEATLVRLEAAESAEEIDQIREEADARRWLHRSGPPIPKEDRPYEGHAIRELLSPGGWRVLYGENATSNDYLTTKVGRPSDLWFHVRGGPGSHVVLLTNNQPQRVQQADLEFAALVAARHSSAKHSAFVSVDYTQKRYVRKPRGAAPGLATYTNEKTLHVEPAKA, encoded by the coding sequence ATGAAGATCCCGTTCGACGCGCTCTGCCTTGCCGCGGTCGCCGCGGAGCTTCAGCCTCTGATCGGGTCGCGGTTGGAGAAGGTCAATCCAGCCGGGCCTCTCGGCATCCAGGTCTCGCTCTACCTTGACCGGCAGCGCTGGCTCTTGCTGAACGCCGACCCCGTCCACCCACGGGCCTACCTCCTGGGCCGCAGGCCGGAGCGCGACAAGGAGCTGCCGAACTTCGCGCGCGACGTGAAGCGCCTCCTCATGGACGCGCGGCTCGTCTTCGCCCGCCAGCGGGGATTGGACCGCGTCTTGGATTTGGGATTCAGCGGCCCCGAAGGCGACTTCCAGCTCGTCGCCGAGCTCACGGGGCGCCACGCGAACCTGCTTCTGGTGGATTCCGAGCGCCGTGTCGTTTCTGCGGCGAAGTGGGTCGGCCCTGGCAAGAGCACCCGCCCTGTGGTGCCGCGCCGCCCCTATGAGCCGCCCCCCAACCCGTCGCGTCCTTCCCTGCTCGAGGCTGGCCCGGAGGACGACCCGCGCGACTTTGAAGGGTGCTCCCCGTTCCTTGCCAAGCTCATCAAGGCGGGCGCACCGCTCGCGGGGGTCCAGGCGGCCTTCTCCGAAGGGCTGTTCGAGCCGGTCGAGTCCGCCGGGCACGGCGCCTACCCCTTGCCCGTCGCGGCCCTCGGCCTGCCGGAGAAGGCCGCCCCCTCGTATTCGCTGGCGGCGGAGGCGTGGTTCGAAACGCTCATTGACGGGGAGCGTGCAGCGCAGGCGAAAGCTTCGCTCAAGGGCCAGCTCGAGCGCGTGATCCTCGCCCGCGAGGTGGCTCTGCGCGACCTCGAGGACGCCCTAGCTGCAGCACGCGACGCGACAGCGATCCAGCAGAGGGCCGAGCTGATCTTGGCTTACCAGAGCCAGATAAAGCCTGGTGACGCGGTCTTGGAGGCCCGGGGCTATGACGGTGAGCCCGTCTCGATCGCGCTGAAGCCGGACCTCACGGCGGTCGAGAACGCCAACCGTTACTTTGACCGCGCTCGCCGCGCAAAGGACCGGGCCGACCTCGTGGCGGAGCAGTCCGAGCGCTTGGAGGCAGACCGTATCGCCGTCGAGGCCACCCTCGTCCGGCTGGAAGCGGCGGAATCGGCCGAAGAGATCGATCAGATCCGCGAGGAGGCGGACGCAAGGCGGTGGCTCCACCGGTCCGGCCCGCCGATCCCGAAGGAAGACCGTCCCTACGAGGGCCACGCCATCCGCGAACTCCTCTCGCCGGGAGGGTGGCGCGTGCTCTATGGTGAGAACGCGACCTCCAACGATTACCTCACAACGAAGGTCGGACGGCCGAGCGACCTCTGGTTCCACGTCCGCGGCGGCCCGGGCTCGCACGTAGTCCTCCTCACGAACAACCAGCCCCAGCGCGTCCAACAAGCGGACTTAGAGTTCGCCGCCCTGGTTGCGGCGCGGCATTCCTCCGCGAAGCACTCCGCGTTCGTCTCGGTCGACTACACCCAAAAGCGGTATGTGCGCAAGCCGCGCGGGGCCGCCCCCGGGCTCGCGACCTATACCAACGAAAAGACCCTGCACGTGGAGCCGGCCAAGGCCTGA
- a CDS encoding phosphatase PAP2 family protein: MTPLWQVDVDLFREIHVGLRRAWLDPVMVVASDTGLGYLQFAGLAVAWLRGRQAAWAPWLLAGMAVLAAFLVERDPLASLAAVLVVALLGSLPPSWAARTILAAATAGLLRLAVEPLVDRQRPSVYFFAHPLEEVYGKSSFPSGHVTTTVSILVAVALLAYYERDGGGRPARGHLLVLALWAALVGLSRVYVGVHYPLDVVGGALFGATVATLAVFLSNRAARPE; this comes from the coding sequence TTGACGCCCCTTTGGCAAGTTGACGTCGACCTGTTTCGGGAGATCCACGTCGGGTTGCGCCGCGCCTGGCTCGACCCCGTCATGGTCGTCGCGAGCGATACCGGCCTGGGGTATCTGCAGTTTGCCGGCCTCGCGGTGGCCTGGCTGCGCGGCCGCCAAGCGGCATGGGCGCCGTGGCTGCTGGCCGGGATGGCGGTGCTCGCCGCGTTCCTGGTCGAGCGTGACCCCTTGGCGAGCCTTGCCGCCGTCCTCGTCGTCGCCCTGCTCGGCTCCCTGCCCCCATCCTGGGCCGCGCGGACGATCCTCGCCGCAGCCACAGCGGGACTGCTACGGCTTGCCGTAGAGCCGCTGGTCGACCGGCAGCGGCCAAGCGTCTACTTCTTCGCCCACCCGCTGGAAGAGGTGTACGGGAAGTCCAGCTTCCCCAGCGGCCACGTGACGACCACGGTCTCGATCCTCGTGGCCGTGGCGCTTCTCGCGTACTACGAAAGGGACGGCGGGGGGCGGCCGGCGCGCGGCCACCTGCTCGTCCTCGCCCTTTGGGCTGCGCTGGTCGGCCTTTCGCGCGTCTATGTCGGCGTCCACTATCCGCTTGACGTGGTCGGAGGCGCGCTCTTTGGCGCGACCGTCGCCACCTTGGCCGTCTTCCTCTCCAACCGTGCCGCACGCCCGGAGTAA
- the recJ gene encoding single-stranded-DNA-specific exonuclease RecJ, with product MTTALAMEVPLWIVPPRDPAAEGRLQSELGIPSLLAAILVARGFTDPAEADRFLHPSLDHFHDPSLLPDYEAAVGEILGARERGETIYVHGDYDADGVTSAALFTRFLKRIGCEVVPHVPHRLREGYGIHMDAVGWAHEKGAKLFLTCDCGVAAHEQVRAARDFCMRVVVTDHHQVGDTLPDAQAVVNPHRRDSRYPWPEISGVGVALKLCAGITRDLKFPVEKFYRAYLDLAVLGTVADVMPLLDENRVIARFGLDELRQSKKTGVRALLRVSELADQELTARHIGFQLGPRINAVGRIDDSAIALDLLLTEDVQEAARLARIMDQTNTERRLEQERCIEEAVLMVEEMGVESRHVIYVADPTWHSGLVGLIAGRLVERFRRPAFAATIVGEVAKGSARSIDGFHLKEALDAHRSHILGGGGHAMAAGFSLDVSRQEEFAAALEAYGAGFLTAEHFRRKLVADCEIDPKEAGAKAFEAVRPLMPFGTANPEPSFVCRRVRFQEVTATRKPEHVRVKLQTTDGLRQAMAFHIGERATQKHGCDADIVFHIEENKYNGRTSVRWKICDLQDCAD from the coding sequence ATGACCACCGCCCTCGCAATGGAAGTGCCGCTCTGGATCGTGCCCCCGCGCGACCCGGCCGCGGAGGGGCGGCTCCAGTCCGAGTTAGGGATCCCTTCCCTGCTCGCGGCCATCCTGGTGGCGCGCGGCTTCACGGACCCGGCCGAGGCCGACCGTTTCCTGCACCCTTCGCTCGACCACTTCCACGACCCGTCGCTCCTGCCGGACTACGAGGCGGCGGTGGGCGAGATCCTGGGCGCGAGGGAGCGCGGTGAGACCATCTATGTCCACGGGGACTACGACGCCGACGGCGTCACAAGCGCGGCCCTTTTCACCCGGTTCTTGAAGCGTATCGGCTGTGAGGTCGTGCCGCACGTGCCGCACCGCTTGCGGGAAGGTTACGGCATCCACATGGACGCGGTCGGTTGGGCGCACGAGAAAGGCGCCAAGCTCTTCCTGACCTGCGACTGCGGCGTCGCCGCCCATGAGCAAGTCCGGGCCGCACGCGACTTTTGCATGCGCGTCGTCGTGACGGACCACCACCAGGTCGGCGACACCCTGCCGGACGCCCAGGCCGTGGTCAACCCCCACCGGCGCGACTCCCGTTATCCCTGGCCCGAGATCAGCGGCGTCGGTGTCGCCCTCAAGCTCTGCGCCGGCATCACCCGCGACCTCAAGTTCCCAGTCGAAAAGTTCTATCGCGCCTACCTGGACCTCGCCGTCCTAGGGACGGTGGCGGACGTGATGCCGCTCCTCGACGAGAACCGAGTGATCGCCCGGTTCGGGCTGGACGAGCTGCGCCAGAGCAAAAAGACGGGAGTGCGCGCCCTGCTCCGCGTCTCAGAGCTCGCCGACCAAGAACTCACGGCGCGCCACATCGGCTTCCAACTAGGCCCGAGGATCAACGCCGTTGGCCGCATCGACGACAGCGCCATCGCGCTGGACCTCCTCCTGACGGAAGACGTGCAAGAGGCCGCAAGGCTCGCACGGATCATGGACCAGACCAACACTGAGCGCCGACTTGAACAAGAGAGGTGCATCGAAGAGGCCGTCCTGATGGTGGAAGAGATGGGTGTCGAATCGCGACACGTGATCTATGTCGCCGATCCCACTTGGCACTCGGGGCTGGTCGGCCTTATCGCGGGCCGGCTTGTCGAGCGCTTCCGAAGGCCCGCCTTCGCCGCCACCATTGTCGGCGAGGTGGCCAAGGGTTCGGCCCGCTCGATCGACGGCTTCCATCTGAAGGAGGCGCTCGACGCCCATCGGAGCCATATCCTAGGCGGGGGCGGACATGCGATGGCGGCGGGCTTTAGCCTGGACGTCTCACGTCAAGAGGAGTTCGCGGCCGCGCTCGAGGCCTATGGCGCCGGGTTCCTCACCGCCGAGCATTTCCGGCGCAAGTTGGTGGCCGATTGCGAGATCGACCCCAAGGAGGCTGGCGCGAAGGCGTTCGAAGCGGTGCGGCCCCTCATGCCGTTCGGCACCGCAAACCCGGAGCCGTCTTTCGTCTGTCGCCGGGTGCGCTTCCAAGAGGTCACCGCGACCCGCAAGCCGGAGCACGTGCGGGTCAAGCTCCAGACCACTGACGGGCTCCGTCAGGCGATGGCCTTCCACATCGGCGAGCGCGCCACTCAGAAGCACGGCTGCGACGCCGATATCGTCTTTCACATCGAGGAGAACAAGTACAACGGCCGCACGTCCGTGCGCTGGAAGATCTGTGATCTGCAGGACTGTGCAGACTAG
- a CDS encoding PDZ domain-containing protein: MVKTCLAVISLAGAVAGPGQQAAALEDPLWARVKPTVIRITGGSLAAGTAVQISPEGLFLALGGLSASGPVTAQTMDGALLSGRILKTDVATQLCLIQIDTRYPGMGRGVEVAFGTLPGAKIIAATSAGPMHGQLVSSSRIGVLAETRRFAPLSEVRLESGLAPVGGAVVFDEDGRLVGVLGATLAPETAAPRAEGMDAAPARAKNIADRNVQSEIARFGPQGMTVAYTLSPKVLRRVVEGFQSPGHVVHHPSVGLLFTASAYKPGAQVESVTPGSGAAKAGILPGDLIVEANGKTVRDPAGLASILFDLEIGDSLKLQVVRGQSRLSLEAVVGSQDGQL; the protein is encoded by the coding sequence ATGGTCAAGACTTGCTTGGCGGTTATTAGTCTAGCGGGGGCCGTCGCCGGCCCCGGCCAGCAAGCGGCCGCGCTGGAAGACCCGCTTTGGGCGCGGGTGAAGCCCACCGTCATCAGGATTACGGGCGGTTCGCTCGCCGCAGGCACGGCGGTCCAGATCTCGCCGGAAGGGCTCTTCCTGGCCCTTGGTGGGCTGTCCGCCTCGGGGCCGGTGACCGCGCAGACCATGGACGGGGCGCTTCTTTCGGGGCGCATCTTGAAGACGGACGTCGCGACCCAGCTTTGCCTCATCCAGATCGATACCCGCTACCCGGGCATGGGCCGCGGCGTCGAGGTCGCCTTTGGCACGCTTCCCGGGGCCAAGATCATCGCGGCCACGTCTGCGGGGCCGATGCACGGCCAGCTCGTCTCGAGTTCGCGGATTGGGGTGCTCGCCGAGACCCGGCGCTTCGCGCCGCTCTCGGAAGTCAGGCTGGAATCTGGCCTGGCCCCAGTTGGCGGGGCCGTGGTCTTCGACGAAGACGGAAGGCTCGTGGGAGTGCTTGGCGCGACTTTGGCGCCCGAGACGGCCGCCCCACGTGCAGAAGGAATGGACGCAGCTCCCGCGCGGGCGAAGAACATTGCCGACAGGAACGTGCAGAGCGAGATCGCCCGGTTCGGCCCGCAGGGCATGACCGTCGCCTATACGCTCTCGCCGAAGGTGCTGCGCCGCGTGGTGGAAGGCTTCCAGTCGCCAGGACACGTCGTCCACCATCCCAGTGTCGGCCTTCTCTTCACCGCCTCGGCCTATAAGCCGGGCGCGCAGGTCGAGTCGGTGACGCCGGGATCGGGTGCGGCGAAAGCGGGGATCCTCCCGGGCGACCTGATCGTCGAGGCGAACGGCAAGACCGTTCGCGACCCGGCCGGGCTCGCAAGCATCCTCTTCGATCTCGAGATCGGGGACAGCCTTAAGCTGCAAGTCGTGAGAGGGCAGAGCCGTCTCAGCCTTGAGGCCGTCGTCGGCTCCCAAGACGGCCAACTCTAG
- a CDS encoding sigma-70 family RNA polymerase sigma factor: MGARAQDVVESRLDRDSDEALVEQARKGDFAAFERLFERHRALVYRFAYQMSHRRDDAEDVVQEVFVRAYQNLDRYRDQAKFTTWLLRIATNLATDRARMANRRANLEAQEAGGALTWMTVGATDDPVENLEKERRLEAVRKALVSLPEHHRQVVVLRDIEELDYKDMSALLGCTVGGAKLRVLRARRALRERVAALLDEEVGN; the protein is encoded by the coding sequence TTGGGAGCCCGAGCGCAAGACGTCGTTGAATCACGACTCGACCGCGATAGCGACGAGGCTCTGGTAGAGCAGGCGCGGAAAGGCGACTTTGCCGCTTTTGAACGGCTCTTTGAGCGCCACCGGGCCCTCGTATACCGGTTCGCCTACCAGATGTCCCACCGCCGGGACGACGCCGAGGACGTGGTCCAAGAGGTCTTTGTCCGGGCGTACCAGAACTTGGACCGGTACCGTGACCAGGCCAAGTTCACGACCTGGCTCCTCCGCATCGCCACCAACTTGGCGACCGACCGTGCTCGTATGGCCAACCGCCGGGCGAACCTGGAAGCCCAGGAGGCTGGGGGCGCCCTCACCTGGATGACGGTCGGTGCGACCGACGACCCGGTGGAGAACCTTGAAAAGGAGCGGCGGCTGGAAGCGGTGCGAAAGGCCCTGGTGTCCCTGCCGGAACACCACCGCCAGGTTGTCGTGCTCCGAGATATTGAGGAATTGGACTACAAGGATATGTCTGCCCTTCTAGGGTGTACCGTCGGCGGGGCTAAGCTCCGCGTTCTCCGGGCGCGCCGCGCCCTTCGCGAACGGGTCGCCGCCCTCCTCGACGAGGAGGTGGGGAATTGA
- a CDS encoding PEP-CTERM sorting domain-containing protein, which translates to MRIQVMALCATLAVAPGFASALNVELQNATATKSYSLDRVWNASEMIDGDLGPENGWAVVHGLSDEGVLQTSVFETVRDLTAPQIRVTLHFSHLVDLRQLTNRFQWSVTTDDRSTFANGEQNDGEMGGNWLVLDPIFGTEPAESGSIAFTLSLPVGDITGIRLDVLGGNVFNDPGISPTNPNFVINELEVETVPEPATLGLLGLGLAGLLRRKRK; encoded by the coding sequence ATGAGAATACAGGTCATGGCGCTCTGCGCCACCCTTGCTGTCGCGCCGGGCTTTGCCAGCGCGTTGAACGTTGAACTTCAGAACGCGACTGCCACCAAGAGCTACTCGCTCGACCGTGTCTGGAACGCCTCGGAGATGATCGATGGCGACCTCGGCCCGGAGAATGGCTGGGCCGTTGTCCATGGACTCTCGGACGAGGGCGTTCTGCAGACGTCCGTCTTCGAGACCGTCCGGGACTTGACTGCCCCGCAGATCCGGGTCACGCTGCACTTCAGCCACCTGGTCGATTTGCGCCAGCTCACAAATCGTTTCCAGTGGTCGGTGACCACCGACGACCGCTCGACTTTCGCCAACGGCGAGCAGAACGACGGCGAAATGGGCGGGAACTGGCTGGTCTTGGACCCGATCTTCGGCACGGAGCCCGCGGAGAGCGGCAGCATCGCATTCACGCTGAGCCTTCCCGTAGGGGACATCACCGGCATTCGGCTGGACGTGCTCGGCGGCAACGTGTTCAACGACCCCGGCATTTCGCCGACGAACCCGAACTTCGTGATCAACGAGCTCGAAGTCGAGACGGTGCCGGAACCGGCGACCCTTGGCCTGCTGGGCCTCGGCTTGGCCGGCTTGTTGCGTCGTAAGCGAAAGTAA
- a CDS encoding amidohydrolase family protein yields MEKVIRSLFTSVALLTISAASPSQTSPRQAPASVLFTDVRVFDGKADRLSGPTNVLVVGNKIASIGAGAGPGDGTVVIAGAGKTLMPGLIDAHVHMMFSMVPQMALATTDLAYAGIAAAQGSEEMLMRGFTSVRDLGGPVFGLKKAIDQGLAIGPRIYPSGAFISQTGGHGDFRLPVEMPAETGVMSYAERVGATAIADDEGTVRKRARELLALGASQLKVMAGGGVSSNYDPLDVTQYTEAELRAAVEAAENWGTYVTVHAYTPRSVRQAIAAGVKCIDHGQLLDEPTVKLMAEKGVWWSLQPFTDDRPSGFAEGSENRRKQLEVATGTDAAYRLAKKHGVKTAWGTDNLFSAVNSRLQSNMLAQMTRWFTPAETLRMATSVNAELLALSGPRNPYPGKLGVVEEGALADLILVDGDPLANFDLVKDPAKNFIVIMKDGRIFKNALR; encoded by the coding sequence ATGGAAAAGGTCATACGGAGTCTGTTTACGTCGGTCGCCCTCTTAACGATTTCCGCCGCGTCGCCTTCCCAGACGAGCCCTCGACAGGCTCCCGCCAGCGTCCTTTTCACGGACGTCCGCGTCTTCGACGGCAAGGCCGACCGCCTTAGCGGGCCGACGAACGTTCTGGTCGTCGGCAACAAGATCGCGAGCATCGGCGCAGGCGCGGGACCGGGCGACGGCACCGTCGTGATCGCGGGAGCGGGCAAGACCCTGATGCCAGGCCTGATCGACGCCCACGTCCACATGATGTTCTCCATGGTGCCACAGATGGCGCTGGCTACGACCGACCTCGCTTATGCCGGCATCGCCGCGGCGCAGGGGTCCGAGGAGATGCTCATGCGCGGCTTCACGAGCGTGCGGGACTTGGGCGGCCCGGTCTTTGGACTGAAGAAGGCGATCGACCAAGGCTTGGCTATCGGACCCCGGATCTACCCCTCTGGCGCGTTCATCTCTCAGACTGGCGGGCACGGGGACTTCCGCTTGCCAGTCGAGATGCCCGCGGAAACGGGCGTCATGAGCTATGCGGAACGGGTCGGCGCCACCGCGATCGCCGACGACGAAGGCACCGTCCGGAAGCGCGCCCGGGAGTTGCTCGCCCTCGGGGCTTCGCAACTCAAAGTGATGGCGGGCGGAGGCGTGTCCTCGAACTATGACCCGCTCGATGTGACTCAGTACACCGAGGCTGAACTGAGGGCGGCGGTCGAAGCGGCTGAGAACTGGGGCACATACGTGACGGTGCACGCATACACCCCTAGGTCGGTGAGGCAGGCGATCGCCGCCGGCGTGAAGTGCATCGACCACGGGCAACTGCTCGACGAGCCGACTGTCAAGCTCATGGCCGAGAAGGGCGTCTGGTGGAGCTTGCAACCGTTCACGGACGACCGGCCGAGCGGCTTTGCCGAGGGATCGGAAAACCGGAGGAAACAACTTGAGGTCGCAACGGGGACCGACGCGGCCTACCGGCTTGCCAAGAAGCACGGGGTCAAAACGGCCTGGGGCACGGACAACCTCTTCAGCGCGGTCAACTCCCGGCTCCAGAGCAACATGCTCGCGCAGATGACGCGCTGGTTCACGCCAGCCGAGACCCTGCGAATGGCCACGTCGGTCAATGCCGAGCTCCTCGCCCTGTCAGGACCGCGCAATCCCTACCCCGGCAAGCTGGGCGTCGTCGAAGAGGGCGCGCTGGCCGACCTGATCCTTGTGGACGGCGACCCGCTCGCTAACTTTGACCTGGTCAAAGACCCGGCCAAGAACTTCATCGTGATCATGAAGGATGGCCGGATCTTCAAGAATGCGCTGCGCTGA
- a CDS encoding linear amide C-N hydrolase: MKQHVQLSLLLAIGFAIAPLNGDACTRLVYKGADGLVLTGRSMDFRDDIPANLWLMPAGVEREGRVGPNSLRWKSKYGSVVLSSFEFATTDGMNEKGLVGNILWLATSEFPDFDQKRKGLAVSLWAQYALDNFATVKEAVDALRKGDFDVVTAEIPGTQRITTVHLSLSDSSGDNAILEYVNGKLTIHHDPDYVVMTNEPDYADQLAIAQYWKEVDGKAMLPGTSRATDRFARASYYLGVLPKTADPRLGAAMTLSVVRNCSVPVGVTGTINLSTTQWRVVSDQKNLIYYFESAFSPSTVWVDLKKLDLKPGTPHRRILLGANYTLSGEVTTEFRETKPFVFAGLVD, from the coding sequence ATGAAACAACACGTTCAGCTTTCGCTTCTTCTCGCCATCGGCTTTGCCATCGCTCCGTTGAACGGAGACGCGTGCACGCGTCTCGTTTACAAGGGTGCGGACGGCCTCGTCCTCACCGGTCGCTCGATGGATTTTCGCGACGACATTCCGGCCAACCTCTGGCTCATGCCGGCAGGCGTCGAACGCGAGGGGCGGGTCGGACCGAACTCCCTTCGCTGGAAGTCCAAGTACGGCAGCGTCGTCCTGAGTTCCTTCGAGTTCGCCACAACCGACGGCATGAATGAGAAGGGCCTCGTCGGAAACATTCTTTGGCTGGCGACATCCGAGTTTCCCGACTTCGACCAGAAGAGGAAAGGGCTCGCTGTCTCGCTCTGGGCCCAATATGCCCTTGACAACTTTGCGACGGTCAAAGAGGCGGTCGATGCCCTCCGCAAAGGCGACTTCGACGTTGTGACCGCAGAGATTCCAGGGACTCAACGCATCACAACGGTCCACCTTTCGCTCTCCGACTCTTCCGGGGACAATGCGATCCTGGAGTACGTCAACGGCAAGCTCACCATCCACCATGACCCAGATTACGTGGTCATGACGAACGAGCCGGACTACGCCGACCAGCTGGCCATTGCGCAGTATTGGAAGGAAGTGGACGGGAAGGCCATGCTCCCCGGCACGAGCCGGGCGACCGACCGGTTCGCGCGTGCCTCTTACTACCTCGGCGTCCTGCCCAAGACCGCCGATCCGAGGCTTGGCGCGGCGATGACCCTGAGCGTTGTACGCAACTGCTCCGTGCCTGTCGGCGTCACGGGCACGATCAATCTCAGCACCACCCAATGGCGCGTCGTGTCCGACCAGAAGAACCTAATCTATTACTTCGAGTCGGCCTTCTCGCCAAGCACGGTGTGGGTCGATCTCAAGAAGCTGGACCTTAAACCCGGCACCCCGCACCGCCGCATCCTCCTTGGCGCCAACTACACGCTGTCGGGAGAGGTCACTACGGAGTTCCGCGAGACGAAGCCGTTCGTGTTCGCGGGCCTTGTGGACTAA
- a CDS encoding PEP-CTERM sorting domain-containing protein, translating to MILAVADISFRNAAIGNSVNAYYLQPDPLNAGQGQLTAVPEPATMLAVGLGLAAMVRRRR from the coding sequence ATGATCCTGGCCGTCGCAGACATCAGCTTCCGCAACGCCGCCATCGGTAACTCGGTCAACGCGTATTACCTTCAGCCGGACCCGCTCAACGCCGGCCAAGGCCAGCTGACCGCCGTCCCCGAGCCGGCCACCATGCTTGCCGTGGGACTGGGACTTGCCGCCATGGTGCGACGCCGACGCTGA